Genomic window (Candidatus Bathyarchaeia archaeon):
GATTCAACCTTGAAGGGTGATTACTTGAGCGACATAATTTTCGTCCACGATAGGGAAATGGGAAAAGCGTTCATCGAACGGTTGCTGGGCAAAAAGCCTATATTCACATGCGTGATAGGGATAACTGAAACTGCAAAGATTCCGGGAATATCCGCTGCCGGAAAGAATCCCGAATTAACCTATTACACGCCTCCAGCGGACGTTGAACTTCTTATGCTTGGAAAATGCAAATGCATACAAGGAGTCCCAGTAACCCCAGAGGGCATACCAACTCCGGCTTTAATAACAAGAGCAGCGCTTAAACTGGCTGATATACCAACCGTCATTGTAAGTGGCGGATTAAAGGTTAAGCCTCAAGTGCCCTTCGTGGACCTTGGCGGCAGCCCCGGAAGAGACATAAGAAGCGGACGTGCAGTAGACTATGTTGAAGATGTTTTGGAAAAGGCCATGATGCTTGGAGAGAACTTGGCTAAGACCGTAGACTACCTTGTTGTGGGTGAAAGCGTGCCTGGCGGAACAACAACAGCCTTGGCTGTTTTGTTAGCCATGGGCATAAACGCCGAGGGGAAAGTTAGCAGCAGCATGCCAAGCAATCCTCACAGGCTTAAAATTGAAACAGCCAGGACCGGTTTGAAGGCCTCCGGTGTAGAGTTTGGAGCATTAGCCAACAACCCTATGAAGGCTGTTTCATGTGTTGGAGATCCCATGATGCCAGCCTTCGCTGGAATAGTCATGGGCGCCGCCGATAGGA
Coding sequences:
- a CDS encoding TIGR00303 family protein; amino-acid sequence: MSDIIFVHDREMGKAFIERLLGKKPIFTCVIGITETAKIPGISAAGKNPELTYYTPPADVELLMLGKCKCIQGVPVTPEGIPTPALITRAALKLADIPTVIVSGGLKVKPQVPFVDLGGSPGRDIRSGRAVDYVEDVLEKAMMLGENLAKTVDYLVVGESVPGGTTTALAVLLAMGINAEGKVSSSMPSNPHRLKIETARTGLKASGVEFGALANNPMKAVSCVGDPMMPAFAGIVMGAADRIPVLMAGGTQMSAILAIVKALKPEVLDNVAIGTTRWIILDKEADLPGLVQQIADVPVLAINLNFSSSKFNGLRAYEAGAVKEGVGAGGACIAAILKSGGAVSTDKIFIEVEKAYSSLCSDF